A single window of Ischnura elegans chromosome 8, ioIscEleg1.1, whole genome shotgun sequence DNA harbors:
- the LOC124164180 gene encoding uncharacterized protein LOC124164180 isoform X2, with protein sequence MAKRNGRRQCAALWCESASYLRLDRNISFFHFPKDPVRSEKWSRFCLRTDLLGGLEKCKNQFVCGLHFRAEDFYCLQPRPRLKSTAVPSVVEETFTLYGTQIIEEGSSSHSAVSLPASGSATQKEATLLNDLSDSEPTLLSSVGMVDEQRDSPIPETEKLMCSEPVDKHVCTPVAVAASPAAEGNASPITPMVAQLQAGLMTAPKRVSTSSCSSGRSQPTPGTAWKLLGQIAALRSKAHRLKAPRKVTCKTEVKGIIETSKKYLSPQSHMLFSVQLQLSLMKRLRKRWPAKFKDFAMSLYSHGPKAYRFLQKVLLLPSIRTLQRWQREDEVQHGLNQMKELSESTP encoded by the exons ATGGCGAAAAGAAATGGCAGAAGACAGTGTGCGGCATTGTGGTGCGAGAGCGCATCTTACCTGCGGCtggatagaaatatttcattttttcatttccctaAGGATCCAGTCAG ATCGGAGAAATGGTCCCGTTTCTGTCTCCGTACTGATCTCTTGGGAGGACTAGAGAAATGCAAGAACCAGTTCGTCTGCGGCTTACATTTCCGTGCCGAAGATTTTTATTGCCTTCAACCTCGTCCTCGGCTGAAATCGACAGCAGTCCCCAGTGTTGTGGAAG AAACCTTTACCTTGTACGGGACGCAGATAATTGAAGAGGGTAGTAGTTCACATTCGGCGGTATCACTTCCTGCGTCAGGGTCCGCCACAC AGAAAGAGGCGACGCTACTCAATGATTTAAGTGACAGTGAGCCTactcttctgtcttccgtgggaATGGTAGATGAGCAAAGGGATTCACCAATTCCAGAAACAG AAAAGTTAATGTGTTCAGAGCCTGTGGACAAGCACGTCTGCACTCCAGTGGCTG TTGCAGCTTCTCCTGCTGCTGAAGGGAATGCTTCTCCCATAACACCAATGGTTG CTCAACTGCAGGCTGGTCTCATGACAGCTCCAAAGAGAG TTTCCACATCCAGTTGCAGCAGTGGCAGGAGTCAACCAACTCCAGGGACTGCTTGGAAGCTCTTGGGCCAAATCGCTGCACTGAGATCTAAGGCTCATCGGCTGAAAGCCCCTCGGAAGGTGACCTGCAAAACAGAGGTAAAAGGCATCATTGAAACTTCTAAGAAGTACCTGTCACCACAAAGCCATATGCTGTTTTCTGTGCAGCTGCAGCTGTCACTGATGAAAAGGCTTAGGAAGAGGTGGCCCGCTAAGTTTAAGGACTTTGCGATGTCCTTATACTCTCATGGGCCAAAGGCATACCGCTTCCTTCAAAAGGTGCTTCTGCTGCCGTCCATTAGGACATTGCAACGTTGGCAACGGGAAGATGAGGTTCAGCATGGCCTCaatcaaatgaaagagctcagtgagtctactccgtga
- the LOC124164180 gene encoding uncharacterized protein LOC124164180 isoform X1 — translation MAKRNGRRQCAALWCESASYLRLDRNISFFHFPKDPVRSEKWSRFCLRTDLLGGLEKCKNQFVCGLHFRAEDFYCLQPRPRLKSTAVPSVVEETFTLYGTQIIEEGSSSHSAVSLPASGSATQKEATLLNDLSDSEPTLLSSVGMVDEQRDSPIPETAEKLMCSEPVDKHVCTPVAVAASPAAEGNASPITPMVAQLQAGLMTAPKRVSTSSCSSGRSQPTPGTAWKLLGQIAALRSKAHRLKAPRKVTCKTEVKGIIETSKKYLSPQSHMLFSVQLQLSLMKRLRKRWPAKFKDFAMSLYSHGPKAYRFLQKVLLLPSIRTLQRWQREDEVQHGLNQMKELSESTP, via the exons ATGGCGAAAAGAAATGGCAGAAGACAGTGTGCGGCATTGTGGTGCGAGAGCGCATCTTACCTGCGGCtggatagaaatatttcattttttcatttccctaAGGATCCAGTCAG ATCGGAGAAATGGTCCCGTTTCTGTCTCCGTACTGATCTCTTGGGAGGACTAGAGAAATGCAAGAACCAGTTCGTCTGCGGCTTACATTTCCGTGCCGAAGATTTTTATTGCCTTCAACCTCGTCCTCGGCTGAAATCGACAGCAGTCCCCAGTGTTGTGGAAG AAACCTTTACCTTGTACGGGACGCAGATAATTGAAGAGGGTAGTAGTTCACATTCGGCGGTATCACTTCCTGCGTCAGGGTCCGCCACAC AGAAAGAGGCGACGCTACTCAATGATTTAAGTGACAGTGAGCCTactcttctgtcttccgtgggaATGGTAGATGAGCAAAGGGATTCACCAATTCCAGAAACAG CAGAAAAGTTAATGTGTTCAGAGCCTGTGGACAAGCACGTCTGCACTCCAGTGGCTG TTGCAGCTTCTCCTGCTGCTGAAGGGAATGCTTCTCCCATAACACCAATGGTTG CTCAACTGCAGGCTGGTCTCATGACAGCTCCAAAGAGAG TTTCCACATCCAGTTGCAGCAGTGGCAGGAGTCAACCAACTCCAGGGACTGCTTGGAAGCTCTTGGGCCAAATCGCTGCACTGAGATCTAAGGCTCATCGGCTGAAAGCCCCTCGGAAGGTGACCTGCAAAACAGAGGTAAAAGGCATCATTGAAACTTCTAAGAAGTACCTGTCACCACAAAGCCATATGCTGTTTTCTGTGCAGCTGCAGCTGTCACTGATGAAAAGGCTTAGGAAGAGGTGGCCCGCTAAGTTTAAGGACTTTGCGATGTCCTTATACTCTCATGGGCCAAAGGCATACCGCTTCCTTCAAAAGGTGCTTCTGCTGCCGTCCATTAGGACATTGCAACGTTGGCAACGGGAAGATGAGGTTCAGCATGGCCTCaatcaaatgaaagagctcagtgagtctactccgtga
- the LOC124164180 gene encoding uncharacterized protein LOC124164180 isoform X3, with product MAKRNGRRQCAALWCESASYLRLDRNISFFHFPKDPVRSEKWSRFCLRTDLLGGLEKCKNQFVCGLHFRAEDFYCLQPRPRLKSTAVPSVVEETFTLYGTQIIEEGSSSHSAVSLPASGSATQKEATLLNDLSDSEPTLLSSVGMVDEQRDSPIPETAEKLMCSEPVDKHVCTPVAVAASPAAEGNASPITPMVVSTSSCSSGRSQPTPGTAWKLLGQIAALRSKAHRLKAPRKVTCKTEVKGIIETSKKYLSPQSHMLFSVQLQLSLMKRLRKRWPAKFKDFAMSLYSHGPKAYRFLQKVLLLPSIRTLQRWQREDEVQHGLNQMKELSESTP from the exons ATGGCGAAAAGAAATGGCAGAAGACAGTGTGCGGCATTGTGGTGCGAGAGCGCATCTTACCTGCGGCtggatagaaatatttcattttttcatttccctaAGGATCCAGTCAG ATCGGAGAAATGGTCCCGTTTCTGTCTCCGTACTGATCTCTTGGGAGGACTAGAGAAATGCAAGAACCAGTTCGTCTGCGGCTTACATTTCCGTGCCGAAGATTTTTATTGCCTTCAACCTCGTCCTCGGCTGAAATCGACAGCAGTCCCCAGTGTTGTGGAAG AAACCTTTACCTTGTACGGGACGCAGATAATTGAAGAGGGTAGTAGTTCACATTCGGCGGTATCACTTCCTGCGTCAGGGTCCGCCACAC AGAAAGAGGCGACGCTACTCAATGATTTAAGTGACAGTGAGCCTactcttctgtcttccgtgggaATGGTAGATGAGCAAAGGGATTCACCAATTCCAGAAACAG CAGAAAAGTTAATGTGTTCAGAGCCTGTGGACAAGCACGTCTGCACTCCAGTGGCTG TTGCAGCTTCTCCTGCTGCTGAAGGGAATGCTTCTCCCATAACACCAATGGTTG TTTCCACATCCAGTTGCAGCAGTGGCAGGAGTCAACCAACTCCAGGGACTGCTTGGAAGCTCTTGGGCCAAATCGCTGCACTGAGATCTAAGGCTCATCGGCTGAAAGCCCCTCGGAAGGTGACCTGCAAAACAGAGGTAAAAGGCATCATTGAAACTTCTAAGAAGTACCTGTCACCACAAAGCCATATGCTGTTTTCTGTGCAGCTGCAGCTGTCACTGATGAAAAGGCTTAGGAAGAGGTGGCCCGCTAAGTTTAAGGACTTTGCGATGTCCTTATACTCTCATGGGCCAAAGGCATACCGCTTCCTTCAAAAGGTGCTTCTGCTGCCGTCCATTAGGACATTGCAACGTTGGCAACGGGAAGATGAGGTTCAGCATGGCCTCaatcaaatgaaagagctcagtgagtctactccgtga